GAAAGGCCGGCTTCCGGTCGTGTGCCTGCCCGGACTGACGCGCAACGCGCGGGATTTCCACCGCCTGGCCCGGTTTCTGTCGCAGCAGGCTCCGGTTCCGCGCCGGGTCGTCGCGTTCGACTATCGCGGCCGCGGACTGTCGGCGTACGATCCGAACTGGCAGAATTATACCGTGGGCGCGGAACTGGCAGACATCCTGCTGGGTCTCGACGCGCTGAACATTCACCGCGCGCTCTTCATCGGCACCTCGCGAGGCGGCCTGATTGTGCAGGTCATGGCGGCGTTCAAGCCGCAGGTGATCGCAGCGGCGGTCCTCAACGATATCGGACCCGTCGTTGAGCGCCAGGGCCTCGAAGCGATCCGAAACTATCTCGACAATCAGGTGCGTCTCCAATCGCTTGCCGAAGCTATCGAGGCCCAGAAGAAGATCCATGGGCACGCCTTCCCTGCTCTCGCCGACGAGGACTGGGCGGCAATGGGAGACGCGCTCTACCGAATCGAGCATGGCCTGCCGGTGCCGGATTTCGACCCGGAACTCGTCAAGACCCTGACCTCGGGCGATCCCGACCAGCCCCTCCCGCAGCTCTGGAAGGAGTTCGATGCACTCGCCGGCAGGCCGGTCCTGGCGATACGCGGCGCCAATTCGACGCTTCTGTCCGAATCGACTCTTGCGGAAATGGCGAAACGCAGCCCTCAGATGGAGACGATCACAGTCGAGGGCCAGGGGCACGCGCCCTTTCTGGAGAGCGGCGACCTGCCTGAGCGGATCGCCGCTTTCTTCGATCGGGCGGAGCGCCGCTGACCGAAAGTCGAAGAGCTATCCTGCACAGTCCCGTTGGGAGGCGCTCTCCGGTTCGCCAACACCAGATCAAGGTAAAGTACGATCCGGCGGACCGCCGCGCCAATCGCCCAATGCAGCATCCGCGCATTCGGGGCCTTGGTCACCGAGCCCAATCCCACCCCGTTGATAAACGAAAAACCCGGCGGTTGCCCGCCGGGTTTTCACGAACGATCAGCTCAGCCGATCAGAAGCTGCGCTGGAAGCGGATGATGCCGCCGAATGCGTCATCGTCGCCGTTGTCGTAGTAGTCGATTTCAGGCGTGATCCGGAAGCCCGGGACCAGTTCGTACTGGACGTTCAACGAAGCGCCGAACTGCTCCGAGTCGTCATAGCCGAGCTGCAGGTTCATGACGGCCTTCTCGGAGACCTGCGCGGTCATGCCGCCCCAGATCGCCCACTCGCCGCCCCAAGGCTTGTAGAAGTTGGCGCCAGTCTCGCCGATGATCAGGAGACCCGTATCCGGATCGACACCGACCACCTCATCGGCGTCATCGTCACCCCAGCCGCCCATCAAGAAGAACGACAGGGCTTCGGTAGCCTTGATGTCCAAGCGCGCCTTGACAGCCCAGTTCTCATGGATGCTGTCGTAGCCGCCAACGATGCCGATGCCGCCCCAGCCCTGCGTGAACTTCGCACCGGCAACCACGTGCGGGACGTAGCTGTCGATCGAGTAGTCATGGCCGTAGGAGTCGTCCGCGCCGGTTTCGAGCGAGACGATCGCCGAGAAGCCGTTGCCGGTCGAGAAGGTGTAGCTGATCAGGTTGGTGTCGAACGGACCGTAGGGCACCAGATCGTCGGCGATGACGCCGCCGGCATAGTCGAGGAACACGGTATAGGCAGATTCGTCCTTACCGACGCGGAAGCCGCCAAGTTCGATCCAGGCGAAGTTCAGCGTAACGGAGGTGCCGTCATAGCCGTTGGTGCCGCCAGCCGAGTCGGCGAACCCGTCACCGTCGGTGTCGAAGATCACCGGGCCGCTCGGGGAGCCGTTGCCCCACTGGAAGCGGGTTTCCGTGTAGGTCTTCAGGGTGCCGAGTTCGGTCTCGGTGCCGGTCCAGGTCTGCAGCGACAGACGTGCATACTTGTTCCAGGTCTCGTTGATGCTGCCGTCCTCGTGATCGACCGCAGAACGCTCCCAGAGATCGCCGCCAGACGCCTGGTAACGGACGTAGCCGCCGATGCGCAGGCAGGTCTCGGTGCCCGGAATGTAGAAGTAGCCGGTGCCGTACACGTCGCAGACGCGAACGTATTCCACCGGCTCCGGCTCGGCAATCACGACCGCGTCAGCGGCCTGTGCGCCGGACACTGCGACGAGGGCCGCCGCCGAGCCGAGAAGAAGGCTCTTGATGCTCATTTCTGACCTCCAGTCAAAAGTTAAAGTACCGGGTCTGGGCTATATTTGCTGAAGGACAGCTGCTCCCTGTCCCATCCCCTACTTGAAAAAGGCCCGCTAGGCGCTCCCTCTTCCTCGCCAACTCTTACCGATGCTGATTTGCCGTTCAACCCTGACAATTCAAATGTGGCGGTTGCCCCACCTGTATGCCCAATCGCTGTTGCGAAAAGGACACGTTTTGGCCACGCTATTTACTTCCACGTAACCATCAAGAGGCTGACAACTCGCAACTTCATACGTGTGCAGACGAATACTTGCGGTCGACTCAGCTTGATTGAGCTCCATCTGACTCGCAACCTCCGCGCGAGCGCCGCCAGCCGGCAGCCTCTTGAGCCGGGCTGCGCCCGCCCTTGACGCCCGAGAAGTAACGCGACCCTCGAGGAGGACAAGGCGGCGAGACGACTGCCATAGGTTGAAGCGGAGGCGGCTCTCAATTTCTGTGTCTTTTTGGTCACAACTGCATCCGCCCAAGCCGATGCAACGGCCATAATCGTTGTATGAGGTTGAATGCACGCTCCGACTCGATATGAGTCCGCTCTCGAAGGGGGCGTGCTTCGGCTGCATTCTTCAAAGTTGGGAATGGGGGCTAGGGGATGGGGCAGGGAACGCCGGTTTAGGCGAGTACCCATACTTTTCAGCATTATACCCGGACTCGATACTTTAACCATTGATTGGAGGTACCACATGAACATCAAGAGCCTTCTTCTCGGCTCTGCTGCGGCCCTGGTCGCAGTGTCCGGCGCCCGCGCTGCCGACGCAGTCGTGATCGCCGAGCCGGAGCCCGTCGAATACGTTCGCGTTTGCGACGTGTACGGCACCGGCTACTTCTACATCCCGGGCACCGAGACCTGCCTGCGCATCGGCGGCTACGTCCGTTACCAGATCTCGGGCGGCGACCTGTGGGAGCGTTCCGCGACCGACCATCAGGACGGTAGCGAAAACGAGACCTGGAACAAGTATGCACGTCTGTCGCTGCAGACCTGGACCGGCACCGAGACCGAACTCGGCACCCTGAAGACCTTCACCGAGACCCGCTTCACGTGGGGCAACGGTGGCACGAGCGGCCCGGCGATCTTCCGCGACCGGAACGGTAACCTGGTGCCCGGCGGCAGCAACGGCTATGACGGCACCTCCGTCTCGCTGAACTTCGCCTGGATCGAACTCGGCGGCTTCCGCGTCGGCAAGGACGAATCGGCCTACACGACCTTCCTCGGCTACGCCGGCGCGGTCATCTCGGACGACATGGTCCCCTACGGTCCGTTCGACACCAACCTCATCAGCTACACCTTCAACGGCGGCAACGGCTTCTCGGCGATCGTCTCGCTCGAAACCGGCAAGGACGGTTCGTACGGCCACGACTACTCGATCGACAGCTACGTCCCGCACATCGTTGCCGGTGCGAAGTTCGCGCAGGATTGGGGTAGCATCGGCCTCGTCGGCGGCTACGACAGCATCCACGAAGCTTGGGCCGTCAAGGCGCGCCTGGACGTCAAGGCGACCGACACCATCTCGCTCTTCCTGATGGCCGGTTACGGCGACGACGGCGCCGAAGAGGTCGTCGGTCGCAATGCGGCGGGCGAGCTGGTCGTCGCTACGACGGGCGCCAACTTCTACAAGCCGTGGGGCGGCGAGTGGGCCATCTGGGGCGGCGCGAGCGCCCAGGTGTCCGACAAGGCCAAGGTCAACCTGCAGCTCGCCTATGACGACTCCGAGGCTTTCGGCGCTTCGATCAACGTCAACTACGACCTGGTTCCGGGCTTCCGCATCACGCCGGAAATCGACTACTACGACAACGGCGTCGACGACGCCTGGGGCGGCGTGATCCGCTTCCAGCGCAGCTTCTAATCAGCTGAGCTGATCGTTGTTGGGCCCGGCGGTTTACCGCCGGGCCTTTCATATCAATCTGACGCATGCGGCTTGGCTATATTTGCGCAACCGCGACCCCGAATGCCGCCGGCAACGCCTCGCGCCAACACCTCTTCGATTTGTCGTCGGGAAAGCGCTTGAATATAGGAACCCGGCAGGCTATGCGGACGCCACGGAGAGGTGGCCGAGTGGTCGAAGGCGCTCCCCTGCTAAGGGAGTAGAGGTCAAAAGCTTCTCGAGGGTTCGAATCCCTTCCTCTCCGCCATTGGCCGCCGTTGCACCCCATCCTGCGCTGTTTCCGCCGATCACCGGACCGCCACCGAGCGGCAGGGTACGCTACCGATAGTGCGCACATCCCGACCGATGTCGGCCCAGCTGTGAATTGGCCAGCGCGATATCGGCAGCTTTCAGCCTCCCGACAGTTCCTTGTGCAACTCGACCGCGCGTGCAAATTCCGTCGCGGTCGTTGCTGCAAACCGATATCCTGAAGCTCCGTAGAACGGACGAGCTCGCTCGCCAGCCACGACGAGCAGCGTGCGTGCCCCGATCGCGCTGGCACGACACTCAGCTTCGGCGAGTAGCTTTCTACCCACCCCCTTCCGCCATGCCTCAGGGGCGACGAACAGGTCCTCCAGCTCGGCCTGGAAGGCAGCTTCAGCAGGAAGGACCGTTGCAAAGCCTACAATCTCTCCTTCAATCTCCGCGACGATGGCATGTGGCAAGTGCGCGGCAGGCACCTCTCTCGCTTCCGAGAGTGCTTGCAGCTTTTCAATGTTCTCCCCCCACCCCAGAGAAGACCGCAGCTTAAGTGCTCCGAGGGTGTCCCTGTCCTCAGGCCGTGCTTCCCGAATGAGAATCGCCATCCGCATCGCCCCTCCCCCCAAGTGGCCTATGCCCCGACTGGACGTCTCAATCCGCCAGAGCATCTTCCGCCACTATCATCGACCCACTACGCGGGTTCGCTCCCCGTTGCCCGCAGCTTCGGGATCGCTGCCAGTCGTGTCGCCTGCCTGCTTGAAGGCTCGGACAAGAAGACGAGGCAGCAGCGCATCATGTGCCCGGCGATTCGCATGCTCTCAGGGAAGACAGCCGTCACCTCAGTCGCTCACGAGCGTGCCAATCGCTGGACGATTCCTTCCCGGCACTAGAGAAGAGCCTCCGAGATGTCCCGACAGGTCGCGACCAGCCGATCACGAATGTCGCCGAATTCGCGACTGGCGCCGATTTTCTGCAGGCAGGGCATGACCACGCTGGCGACGCCGCGTCCCGACCTGTCGAGGATCGGCGCGCATATGTCGGTGATGCCGACGAAATGATGGCTCTCCGAGATCAGGAAACCTGCCGCGGCGATCCGGTCAAGCTCGGCGTTCAGCGTTTCCCGCAAGGGCCCGCACTCGAGAAGCGAGAGGCTTTCTTCCATCATCACTTGCCGGCGTTCAGGTGACTGGAAAGCCATGATGGTCAGACCGGATGCGGCGTCAGTCGCCGGTCGGCTGTAGCCGAGCTGCAGCGTGAAATTGAACTCGGCGCGCGCTGCCGCACTCGCGACGACCACTGTCTCGCCTCGACTGATCACCACCAGATGGCTTGCATGGCCCACCCTGCCGCTGAGCCGCTCCATCGCCGGCAGCGCCACCTCCACCAACGCGCGCGGACGGGGCGTTCGCATGCCGAGCTCGAACAGGCGATTGCTCAGTGAGAGCCTGTCGGTGGCGGCGTCCCGGCGCAGATAGCCGCGGTCGACCAGCACATAGACCATGCGGAAGATCTCGTTCTTCGAGCGGCCCAGGCGCTCGCCGATCTGCCGCGCCGTCATCGCCTCGCCTTCCGACGCAAGCACTTCGAGGATATCCAGCCCCTTTTCCAGGGCCGGCGCCGAATAGGCGCCGCGCTCCTCGTGGGACGTGTCGCTGATCATCGCCATACGCCTTTGGCGGTTTCATGTGCGGTTCTTGACTTCATATGCGAAACGACCCCTAATCGCAATTGCGATACGCTGTTTTGCGCATGGAGCACACGGGGTAGAAGCCCAACGCGGCCACTCTGTGCCACGCGCCGGCGCTGACCGATCGGAACGGAGAAGCTGAAATGTCCGGCGCCAGTCCGGTTTCGATCCAACTCGACCCACTTCAGTTTGGAGACAGCGAGCGATTGATCGCCCGAAGTGGCATGCTCAGCGCCACGGCCTTCCGCTACCGCTCGGGCGTTGCCGGACTTCGAATCGAGAACGGCGCAGGCACGGCAACGCTGCTGCCGTTCCAGGGCCAGCAGATCTGGGATGCGCATTTCCTCGGCC
This portion of the Mesorhizobium shangrilense genome encodes:
- a CDS encoding porin codes for the protein MNIKSLLLGSAAALVAVSGARAADAVVIAEPEPVEYVRVCDVYGTGYFYIPGTETCLRIGGYVRYQISGGDLWERSATDHQDGSENETWNKYARLSLQTWTGTETELGTLKTFTETRFTWGNGGTSGPAIFRDRNGNLVPGGSNGYDGTSVSLNFAWIELGGFRVGKDESAYTTFLGYAGAVISDDMVPYGPFDTNLISYTFNGGNGFSAIVSLETGKDGSYGHDYSIDSYVPHIVAGAKFAQDWGSIGLVGGYDSIHEAWAVKARLDVKATDTISLFLMAGYGDDGAEEVVGRNAAGELVVATTGANFYKPWGGEWAIWGGASAQVSDKAKVNLQLAYDDSEAFGASINVNYDLVPGFRITPEIDYYDNGVDDAWGGVIRFQRSF
- a CDS encoding IclR family transcriptional regulator, which gives rise to MISDTSHEERGAYSAPALEKGLDILEVLASEGEAMTARQIGERLGRSKNEIFRMVYVLVDRGYLRRDAATDRLSLSNRLFELGMRTPRPRALVEVALPAMERLSGRVGHASHLVVISRGETVVVASAAARAEFNFTLQLGYSRPATDAASGLTIMAFQSPERRQVMMEESLSLLECGPLRETLNAELDRIAAAGFLISESHHFVGITDICAPILDRSGRGVASVVMPCLQKIGASREFGDIRDRLVATCRDISEALL
- a CDS encoding GNAT family N-acetyltransferase, whose product is MAILIREARPEDRDTLGALKLRSSLGWGENIEKLQALSEAREVPAAHLPHAIVAEIEGEIVGFATVLPAEAAFQAELEDLFVAPEAWRKGVGRKLLAEAECRASAIGARTLLVVAGERARPFYGASGYRFAATTATEFARAVELHKELSGG
- a CDS encoding alpha/beta fold hydrolase translates to MSETTEFSDFFYESADGLRLHARVYGKDRKGRLPVVCLPGLTRNARDFHRLARFLSQQAPVPRRVVAFDYRGRGLSAYDPNWQNYTVGAELADILLGLDALNIHRALFIGTSRGGLIVQVMAAFKPQVIAAAVLNDIGPVVERQGLEAIRNYLDNQVRLQSLAEAIEAQKKIHGHAFPALADEDWAAMGDALYRIEHGLPVPDFDPELVKTLTSGDPDQPLPQLWKEFDALAGRPVLAIRGANSTLLSESTLAEMAKRSPQMETITVEGQGHAPFLESGDLPERIAAFFDRAERR
- a CDS encoding porin, yielding MSIKSLLLGSAAALVAVSGAQAADAVVIAEPEPVEYVRVCDVYGTGYFYIPGTETCLRIGGYVRYQASGGDLWERSAVDHEDGSINETWNKYARLSLQTWTGTETELGTLKTYTETRFQWGNGSPSGPVIFDTDGDGFADSAGGTNGYDGTSVTLNFAWIELGGFRVGKDESAYTVFLDYAGGVIADDLVPYGPFDTNLISYTFSTGNGFSAIVSLETGADDSYGHDYSIDSYVPHVVAGAKFTQGWGGIGIVGGYDSIHENWAVKARLDIKATEALSFFLMGGWGDDDADEVVGVDPDTGLLIIGETGANFYKPWGGEWAIWGGMTAQVSEKAVMNLQLGYDDSEQFGASLNVQYELVPGFRITPEIDYYDNGDDDAFGGIIRFQRSF